From a single Plutella xylostella chromosome 5, ilPluXylo3.1, whole genome shotgun sequence genomic region:
- the LOC125491396 gene encoding uncharacterized protein LOC125491396 — protein MNCMACCKSVVESDALICSQCGHKYHYQCLNISTATYQRNSAAYKKSWHCDPCLNITTRKARGRGDNTPVRNVSEPLNVEKNGDKKVSHQQSLKKDIPASDSQKRPSNPQSGTITLQEFSDLFDTKIEQLRASLLSQINATISSEIKAAMDEIKKDFTATTDFLSEEQRDCKAEISEATKSINELESLNCQLQADIKSLERRLNAAEKHSRSLNLEVHAVPERRNENVVLIFKKLCEIIGYPIVDSDIRSCRRVAKMNTNSDRPRSILVTLPSERCRDDIISAVRKFNRNNPKEHISSTHVEVPGEKQLIYVGEHLPPSAKELHSVARRFAKDNHYKFVWVKFGKIYLRKDEKSPPLLIKDKCNLPKLS, from the coding sequence ATGAACTGTATGGCGTGCTGTAAGTCTGTAGTTGAGAGTGATGCACTTATATGCTCGCAGTGTGGTCATAAATACCACTATCAATGCCTTAACATTTCCACTGCTACTTATCAACGTAACTCCGCCGCATACAAAAAATCGTGGCACTGCGATCCGTGCCTTAACATCACAACCCGTAAGGCAAGAGGCAGGGGTGACAACACGCCTGTTCGTAATGTGTCTGAGCCGCTTAACGTGGAGAAGAATGGTGATAAGAAGGTCAGCCATCAACAATCTTTGAAAAAGGACATACCGGCTTCGGATAGTCAAAAAAGGCCTAGTAACCCACAGTCTGGCACAATAACCCTACAAGAATTTAGTGATCTTTTTGACACAAAAATTGAACAGCTACGCGCCTCTCTCCTATCGCAAATAAACGCTACTATTTCCTCCGAAATAAAAGCCGCCAtggatgaaataaaaaaagactTCACGGCCACTACGGACTTTCTCTCAGAGGAACAGAGAGATTGTAAAGCTGAAATAAGTGAAGCTACTAAATCAATAAATGAACTGGAGTCACTGAACTGTCAACTCCAAGCCGATATTAAAAGTCTAGAACGGCGCCTGAATGCGGCTGAGAAGCACTCCCGTAGCCTCAACTTAGAGGTGCATGCCGTACCCGAGCGCCGTAACGAGAATGTGGTACTTATCTTCAAAAAACTATGCGAGATAATAGGTTATCCTATCGTAGACTCTGATATCCGCTCCTGCCGTAGGGTTGCAAAAATGAATACCAACTCAGACAGACCGCGCTCTATATTGGTGACATTGCCGTCTGAGCGTTGCCGTGATGATATTATCTCTGCAGTACGCAAGTTCAACAGAAATAATCCTAAGGAACATATTAGCTCAACCCATGTAGAAGTACCCGGGGAAAAGCAATTAATTTATGTCGGTGAGCACCTTCCTCCCAGCGCAAAGGAACTTCATAGCGTAGCACGAAGGTTTGCTAAAGATAACCACTACAAGTTTGTCTGGGTCAAGTTCGGGAAGATTTATCTGAGGAAAGATGAAAAGTCACCGCCTCTACTTATTAAGGATAAATGTAACTTACCTAAACTTAGTTGA
- the LOC105387544 gene encoding snurportin-1, translated as MDEVLEKFQSLGDQDADNTKSDFEGMYKNWGRLGHQEERRKEILEVQKSNRMSKFDNSRDILQLVLEAEEEFDKKHYGKPRYRPSIYVAGFNKVSSRYKNVLMMSEWMVEKPQDFNENWLVVPCPKGVRLLVVASRGITKCYTKYGHFKMEIRTALPGGNPGNQRGHTCVLDCFYVEKNNTMYVVDILAYNSQPMTDGETEFRHFWIHSKFAELPGLKIISKQNKAIFTILPKVPCDEKSLNEFMSKYPAFECNFPPLDGFLFYHKKAQYVSGETPLVGWLFPYMVNEVLGEEVTVNPMYLTLRPFDYTNQREFIEKFEVKLDKKKPKGFRTSLDSDTSASIADMETSTPNTADNTENTMDTAKPSEESPTEENKEDMDVDAAGKEKKGKRQKKNTKKDTGNQISLEMETTLIGDVLKDE; from the exons ATGGACGAAGTTTTGGAGAAATTTCAATCTCTTGGCGATCAAGATGCTGACAACACGAAGTCAGATTTTGAGGGAATGTATAAAAACTGGGGCCGGTTGGGCCACCAAGAGGAGAGGAGGAAAGAAATTCTCGAGGTGCAGAAGAG CAACCGTATGAGTAAATTTGATAATTCTCGAGATATTCTTCAACTTGTTCTTGAAGCAGAAGAAGAGTTTGATAAAAAACACTATGGAAAA CCCAGATACAGACCAAGCATTTATGTGGCCGGCTTCAACAAGGTGTCATCCAGATACAAGAATGTTCTGATGATGTCAGAGTGGATGGTGGAGAAACCTCAAGACTTTAATGAGAACTGGCTTGTGGTGCCTTGTCCTAAAGGAGTCCGGCTTCTAGTTGTAGCTAGCAGG ggAATCACCAAGTGTTACACAAAATATGGCCATTTCAAGATGGAGATACGCACAGCATTGCCGGGAGGCAATCCAGGAAACCAGAGGGGCCACACGTGCGTCCTTGACTGCTTCTATGTGGAGAAGAATAACACCATGTATGTTGTGGACATCTTGGCATATAACAGCCAACCCATGACTGATGGAGAG ACTGAATTCAGACATTTCTGGATACACTCAAAGTTTGCAGAGTTACCAGgactaaaaataattagcaaacagaataaagcaatatttacTATTCTACCTAAAGTGCCCTGTGATGAAAAGTCTTTGAATGA GTTCATGAGTAAATACCCAGCGTTTGAGTGCAACTTTCCGCCGCTTGATGGGTTCCTGTTTTATCACAAGAAAGCACAGTACGTGAGCGGAGAGACGCCATTAGTCGGCTGGCTGTTCCCTTACATGGTCAACGAGGTCTTAGGAGAAG AAGTCACAGTAAATCCAATGTATTTAACGTTGCGGCCGTTCGACTACACGAACCAGCGAGAGTTCATAGAGAAATTTGAAGTGAAACTTGATAAAAAGAAACCAAAAGGTTTCCGAACATCGCTCGACAGTGATACTTCGGCATCCATAGCCGATATG GAAACCAGCACTCCAAATACTGCAGACAATACGGAAAATACAATGGATACCGCAAAACCTAGCGAAGAGTCGCCTACAGAAGAAAATAAAGAAGATATGGACGTTGATGCTGctggaaaagaaaaaaaa GGTAAACGgcaaaagaaaaataccaaGAAAGACACAGGGAATCAAATATCACTAGAAATGGAAACTACTTTAATTGGAGATGTCTTGAAGGACGAATAG
- the LOC105387545 gene encoding integrator complex subunit 6: protein MTIIVFLIDTSASMNQRAYLGGRPTLLDVAKGAVETFVKVRQRSPESRGDRYMLLTFEEPPANIKAGWKENLATFINELKNLQCLGLTTMGAALKHAFDVLNINRMQTGIDTYGQGRCPFYLEPSVIVVITDGGKLSSNAGIQEEFNLPMNCPIPGSELTREPFRWDQRLFSLVLRLAGTPAVERDTGLVPSDSSPIDAMCEVTGGRSYCITSHRMLMQCIDSLVQKVQSGVVINFEKIGPDPPPIDGGTGREGEAGEEIPHEPDKEMETDAERNGRWNGAGGQYQAGLTTNQQGPSAPQAWHSCRRLIYVPRTVSQKGFAVGFWPIPESFRPDPNAPTLPPRSAHPAVKFTCLSQEPMVIDNLPFDKYELEPSPLTQFILARKQPTICWQVFVANSSCKNTEVSHPFGYLKASTNLTCVNLFVLPYNYPVLLPLLDELFKQHRCKPTPEWKLNFQMYLDRMPSYYVAPLRRALAKMGASAPLVQSLIPDTQDNSLSFSVLNYLKKLKNLAKIEFDKLCADVINKASSNNTQKVAESVRVVPRSPLKKDLITHPSLQDKFSALRDQLNEFGGFVVGLSRGRHKTQAHTYRNPFDIQRRDLLDQVVRMRANFLQPSLAHTRLVDEDSLHSMPVAQMGNYQEYLKRMTPQLREIETQPVRQHMFGNPFKIDKRMMVDEADFDPLGSVRSGPAAGGKRGAELSRTAVPPKRKAGPLPQHVRARRPSSPVTMVTPVPPRRATNLRVDTNVTASRPPEEPPILDTGGLVISTPTPPSSPPAVAPDNLPPVVKPFLNGDAYTTMGSKMPRSPSPPPEPTPHSSQAPPHIPHTPHTPAPPPLVPPPTPHVAQPLPHTSQTLPPPPTPPPPPDTQELAINAIIQGIAAENNSNGRTRKRKRKNDTKSSTSLHIIPPPPPPPPEVSRKEMIEIKKHNLDVRTEVYKAIRRPGRDFSKLFEHLKQLRGSADVKKEVLREVINESLRFKRKALAKHLEDFLSGLDKNGNSASSLKREIKSLTNSLYSNTNNHS from the exons ATGACTATCATAGTTTTCTTAATAGATACGTCTGCTTCCATGAACCAAAGAGCTTATTTGGGTGGACGCCCAACATTGCTCGATGTAGCCAAGGGCGCTGTGGAAACGTTCGTAAAG GTGCGTCAGCGTTCTCCTGAAAGCAGAGGCGACAGGTATATGCTTCTAACTTTCGAAGAACCACCCGCGAACATCAAG GCTGGCTGGAAAGAGAATTTAGCTACTTTTATTAACGAGTTGAAAAACTTACAATGCCTGGGCCTGACCACTATGGGAGCGGCCTTGAAGCATGCTTTCGATGTGTTGAACATCAACAGAATGCAGACAGGAATAGATACTTACGGGCAGGGGAGATGCCCATTCTATCTGGAGCCTTCCGTCATAGTGGTCATCACAGACGGAGGAAAATTGTCTAGCAATGCTGGTATTCAGGAAGAA TTCAATCTACCAATGAACTGCCCGATTCCCGGCTCCGAGTTGACTCGAGAACCGTTCCGCTGGGACCAGAGGCTTTTCTCTCTCGTTCTACGCCTGGCCGGAACGCCCGCGGTAGAAAGAGACACAGGACTGGTGCCGTCAGACTCATCGCCCATAGATGCTATGTGTGAGGTCACAGGCG GCCGCTCCTACTGCATCACCTCGCACCGTATGCTGATGCAGTGCATCGACAGCCTGGTCCAGAAGGTGCAGAGCGGGGTCGTCATCAACTTCGAGAAGATCGGCCCCGACCCGCCGCCGATAGATGGCGGCACGGGCCGAGAGGGCGAGGCGGGCGAGGAAATACCCCACGAGCCCGATAAAGAGATGGAGACTGATGCGGAGAGGAATGGG CGTTGGAACGGCGCCGGCGGCCAATACCAGGCCGGGTTGACGACCAATCAGCAGGGCCCGAGCGCGCCGCAGGCGTGGCACTCATGCCGTCGCCTCATCTACGTGCCTCGCACCGTGTCGCAGAAGGGATTCGCTGTGGGCTTCTGGCCCATACCTGAGAGCTTCAGGCCCGACCCCAACGCTCCTACACTG CCGCCTCGCTCGGCGCACCCGGCGGTCAAGTTCACTTGCCTGAGCCAGGAGCCGATGGTGATCGACAACTTGCCCTTCGACAAGTACGAGCTGGAGCCGAGTCCGCTAACCCAGTTCATACTGGCCAGGAAGCAGCCGACCATCTGCTGGCAG GTGTTTGTAGCCAACAGCAGTTGCAAGAACACTGAAGTGAGCCATCCGTTTGGCTACCTGAAAGCGTCTACCAACCTCACATGTGTGAACTTGTTTGTTCTACCGTACAATTATCCGGTGCTTCTACCGTTGTTGGACGAGCTGTTCAAACAGCACCGGTGCAAGCCCACCCCGGAGTGGAAACTCAACTTCCAGATGTACTTGGATAGGATGCCTTCGTATTATGTTGCG cCTTTACGCAGAGCCCTAGCGAAGATGGGCGCCTCAGCTCCGCTAGTCCAGAGTTTGATTCCCGACACACAGGACAACTCTCTTAGCTTCTCCGTTCTGAACTACTTGAAGAAATTGAAAAACTTGGCTAAGATAGAGTTTGATAAGCTGTGCGCCGATGTAATTAATAAGGCTTCTAGTAATAATACTCAAAAG GTAGCAGAAAGCGTGCGCGTAGTGCCTAGATCACCGCTGAAGAAGGACTTGATAACGCATCCCTCGTTACAAGACAAGTTCTCAGCGCTCCGGGACCAACTCAACGAGTTTGGAGGCTTCGTGGTGGGTCTGTCGAGAGGACGCCACAAGACCCAGGCTCACACGTATAGGAACCCTTTTGATATACAGAGACGGGATCTGTTGGATCAG GTGGTCCGAATGCGAGCTAACTTCCTGCAGCCCTCTCTCGCTCACACGCGCCTGGTAGACGAGGACAGCCTACACTCGATGCCGGTGGCGCAGATGGGCAACTATCAGGAGTACCTCAAGCGTATGACGCCGCAACTGAGGGAGATCGAGACGCAGCCCGTCAGGCAACACATGTTTGGGAACCCGTTCAAGATTGATAAG CGCATGATGGTAGACGAAGCTGACTTCGACCCGCTAGGCTCCGTCCGCTCCGGGCCGGCCGCGGGCGGGAAGCGCGGCGCGGAACTGTCCCGGACGGCCGTCCCGCCCAAGCGCAAGGCGGGCCCGCTGCCCCAACATGTCAGGGCACGCCGGCCGTCGTCTCCGGTCACCATGGTGACGCCTgtgccgccgcgccgcgcgacTAATCTGAGGGTCGATACAAATGTGACGGCTAGTCGGCCGCCTGAG GAGCCTCCGATCCTGGATACGGGGGGGCTGGTGATCAGCACGCCGACGCCGCCGTCCAGCCCGCCCGCCGTCGCGCCCGACAACCTGCCGCCCGTCGTCAAACCATTCCTCAATGGAG ACGCCTACACGACGATGGGCAGCAAGATGCCGCGCTCCCCTTCACCGCCGCCTGAACCTACACCCCACAGCTCCCAGGCGCCGCCCCACATACCCCACACCCCCCACACCCCCGCACCGCCACCCCTCGTGCCTCCGCCCACGCCGCACGTCGCCCAACCTCTACCACACACGTCGCAGACGTTACCACCGCcgccgacgccgccgccgccgcccgacaCGCAGGAGTTGGCCATCAATGCGATCATACAGGGCATTGCGGCCGAGAATAACTCTAATGGACGCACGAGGAAGAGGAAACGGAAG AACGACACCAAATCCTCAACATCGTTACACATAAtacctccgccgccgccgcccccgcctgAAGTGTCTCGAAAAGAAATGATAGAAATTAAGAAACACAACCTCGACGTCAGAACAGAAGTTTATAAGGCTATAAGGAGGCCTGGTAGAG ATTTTTCAAAGCTGTTCGAACATTTAAAACAATTGAGGGGCAGTGCGGACGTTAAAAAGGAAGTGTTACGTGAAGTGATAAACGAATCCCTAAGATTCAAGCGTAAAGCGCTCGCGAAACACTTGGAAGACTTTCTGAGTGGCTTAGACAAGAACGGTAACAGTGCCTCTAGTTTGAAACgtgaaattaaaagtttaacaaATTCTTTGTATAGTAATACGAACAACCACAGCTAG